A genomic window from Bubalus bubalis isolate 160015118507 breed Murrah chromosome 13, NDDB_SH_1, whole genome shotgun sequence includes:
- the N4BP2L2 gene encoding NEDD4-binding protein 2-like 2 isoform X7, with the protein MPYGEVEAKSMGHEEELLSEPCSKKLKSTEEAYVFPYHGSGNFYRKQEKTGSDWTPVTITNVRGHSYPQENKTQTTDLLKPAHDGMPSDRPDVIESVDSQVVQDMHPPLVSTDDEIYSTSKAFIGPIYKPPEEKKCNDRRNQADTINGRDGKRKQKKQKFNSKKSEIDNELFQFYKEIEELENEKDDSESSCKEPELSEKQLIAYYQSPNNDLLKSEEEKKKYLSNGLQPHCGYQQWVGNEPGKYPCNGQMIPTFCDDSFTSFRHEWQAMDSFVVPQDPHLPSFNYHLNIERFSVPPNPPSNVFHSQDDFEMQNGYFINSCHANWDCLTFDENNEYTDCSDITSSDHPSRNDYSVQDGYASNGFCETSEGYWKDPSVEECDGTDRFINQQFEEEKLHKLQKLLILLRGLPGSGKTTLSRKASYQSGEIASHNRQH; encoded by the exons ATGCCTTATGGTGAAGTTGAAGCTAAATCCATGGGACATGAGGAAGAACTACTAAGTGAACCATGCTCCAAGAAATTGAAGTCTACTGAAGAGGCATATGTTTTCCCCTATCATGGTAGTGGTAATTTttacagaaagcaagagaaaactGGAAGTGATTGGACCCCTGTAACCATCACTAATGTTAGAGGACATAGTTATCCTCAGGAGAACAAAACCCAAACTACAGATTTGCTGAAACCTGCGCATGATGGGATGCCTAGCGACAGACCAGATGTTATTGAGTCTGTTGATTCACAAGTTGTACAGGATATGCATCCTCCATTGGTATCCACAGATGATGAGATATATAGCACAAGTAAAGCATTTATAGGACCCATTTACAAACCccctgaggaaaaaaaatgtaatgacaGGAGGAATCAAGCAGACACTATCAATGGTAGAGatggcaaaagaaaacaaaagaaacagaaatttaactCCAAAAAATCAGAGATTGACAATGAATTGTTCCAGTTTTACAAAGAAATTGAAGagcttgaaaatgaaaaagatgattCAGAAAGTAGTTGTAAGGAACCCGAACTCTCTGAGAAACAACTCATTGCATATTATCAGAGCCCTAATAATGATCTGTTaaaatctgaagaagaaaagaaaaaatatcttagtAATGGCCTTCAACCACATTGTGGTTATCAACAGTGGGTGGGGAATGAGCCAGGTAAATACCCTTGTAATGGACAAATGATACCTACATTTTGTGACGATTCATTTACTTCCTTCAGGCATGAGTGGCAAGCAATGGATTCTTTTGTAGTACCACAAGACCCTCATCTTCCCAGTTTTAACTATCACTTAAATATTGAAAGATTCAGTGTTCCACCAAATCCACCGTCAAATGTTTTCCATTCCCAGGATGACTTTGAGATGCAGAAtggatattttataaatagttgtCATGCTAACTGGGATTGTTTGACTTTTGATGAGAACAATGAATATACTGACTGCAGTGATATCACCAGTAGTGATCATCCCTCTAGAAATGACTACAGTGTGCAAGATGGGTATGCGAGTAATGGTTTCTGTGAAACCAGTGAAGGATACTGGAAAGATCCTTCTGTGGAGGAGTGTGATGGAACAGACAGGTTTATAAACCAGCagtttgaagaggaaaagttacaTAAATTGCAGAAGTTACTTATTCTTTTAAGAGGTTTGCCTGGTTCTGGGAAAACGACATTGTCTCG caaaGCAAGCTATCAATCAGGGGAGATCGCCAGTCATAATAGACAACACTAA
- the N4BP2L2 gene encoding NEDD4-binding protein 2-like 2 isoform X4: MPYGEVEAKSMGHEEELLSEPCSKKLKSTEEAYVFPYHGSGNFYRKQEKTGSDWTPVTITNVRGHSYPQENKTQTTDLLKPAHDGMPSDRPDVIESVDSQVVQDMHPPLVSTDDEIYSTSKAFIGPIYKPPEEKKCNDRRNQADTINGRDGKRKQKKQKFNSKKSEIDNELFQFYKEIEELENEKDDSESSCKEPELSEKQLIAYYQSPNNDLLKSEEEKKKYLSNGLQPHCGYQQWVGNEPGKYPCNGQMIPTFCDDSFTSFRHEWQAMDSFVVPQDPHLPSFNYHLNIERFSVPPNPPSNVFHSQDDFEMQNGYFINSCHANWDCLTFDENNEYTDCSDITSSDHPSRNDYSVQDGYASNGFCETSEGYWKDPSVEECDGTDRFINQQFEEEKLHKLQKLLILLRGLPGSGKTTLSRILLGQSRDGIVFSTDDYFHHQDGYRYNVNQLGDAHDWNQNRAKQAINQGRSPVIIDNTNTQAWEMKPYVEMAIGKGYRVEFHEPETWWKFDPEELEKRNKHGVSRKKIAQMLDRYEYQMSISIVMNSVEPPHKSTQRPPPQERQRWGGSLGSHNEVCVTNNH, encoded by the exons ATGCCTTATGGTGAAGTTGAAGCTAAATCCATGGGACATGAGGAAGAACTACTAAGTGAACCATGCTCCAAGAAATTGAAGTCTACTGAAGAGGCATATGTTTTCCCCTATCATGGTAGTGGTAATTTttacagaaagcaagagaaaactGGAAGTGATTGGACCCCTGTAACCATCACTAATGTTAGAGGACATAGTTATCCTCAGGAGAACAAAACCCAAACTACAGATTTGCTGAAACCTGCGCATGATGGGATGCCTAGCGACAGACCAGATGTTATTGAGTCTGTTGATTCACAAGTTGTACAGGATATGCATCCTCCATTGGTATCCACAGATGATGAGATATATAGCACAAGTAAAGCATTTATAGGACCCATTTACAAACCccctgaggaaaaaaaatgtaatgacaGGAGGAATCAAGCAGACACTATCAATGGTAGAGatggcaaaagaaaacaaaagaaacagaaatttaactCCAAAAAATCAGAGATTGACAATGAATTGTTCCAGTTTTACAAAGAAATTGAAGagcttgaaaatgaaaaagatgattCAGAAAGTAGTTGTAAGGAACCCGAACTCTCTGAGAAACAACTCATTGCATATTATCAGAGCCCTAATAATGATCTGTTaaaatctgaagaagaaaagaaaaaatatcttagtAATGGCCTTCAACCACATTGTGGTTATCAACAGTGGGTGGGGAATGAGCCAGGTAAATACCCTTGTAATGGACAAATGATACCTACATTTTGTGACGATTCATTTACTTCCTTCAGGCATGAGTGGCAAGCAATGGATTCTTTTGTAGTACCACAAGACCCTCATCTTCCCAGTTTTAACTATCACTTAAATATTGAAAGATTCAGTGTTCCACCAAATCCACCGTCAAATGTTTTCCATTCCCAGGATGACTTTGAGATGCAGAAtggatattttataaatagttgtCATGCTAACTGGGATTGTTTGACTTTTGATGAGAACAATGAATATACTGACTGCAGTGATATCACCAGTAGTGATCATCCCTCTAGAAATGACTACAGTGTGCAAGATGGGTATGCGAGTAATGGTTTCTGTGAAACCAGTGAAGGATACTGGAAAGATCCTTCTGTGGAGGAGTGTGATGGAACAGACAGGTTTATAAACCAGCagtttgaagaggaaaagttacaTAAATTGCAGAAGTTACTTATTCTTTTAAGAGGTTTGCCTGGTTCTGGGAAAACGACATTGTCTCG aATTCTGCTTGGTCAGAGTCGTGATGGCATTGTGTTCAGCACTGATGACTATTTTCACCATCAAGATGGGTACAGGTATAATGTTAATCAACTTGGTGATGCCCATGACTGGAACCAGAACAGAG caaaGCAAGCTATCAATCAGGGGAGATCGCCAGTCATAATAGACAACACTAATACACAAGCTTGGGAAATGAAACCATATGTGGAAATG GCCATAGGAAAAGGATACAGAGTAGAGTTTCATGAACCTGAAACTTGGTGGAAATTTGATCCTGAAGAATTAGAAAA gaGGAATAAACATGGTGTGTCTCGAAAGAAGATTGCTCAGATGTTGGATCGTTATGAATATCAAATGTCCATCTCTATTGTAATGAATTCCGTGGAACCGCCACACAAAAGCACACAAAGACCTCCTCCACAGGAGAGACAGAGGTGGGGAGGCTCTCTAGGCTCACATAATGAAGTCTGTGTTACAAATAATCATTAA
- the N4BP2L2 gene encoding NEDD4-binding protein 2-like 2 isoform X1, which produces MALCSALMTIFTIKMGTAKQAINQGRSPVIIDNTNTQAWEMKPYVEMAIGKGYRVEFHEPETWWKFDPEELEKRNKHGVSRKKIAQMLDRYEYQMSISIVMNSVEPPHKSTQRPPPQERQRWGGSLGSHNEVCVTNNH; this is translated from the exons ATGGCATTGTGTTCAGCACTGATGACTATTTTCACCATCAAGATGGGTACAG caaaGCAAGCTATCAATCAGGGGAGATCGCCAGTCATAATAGACAACACTAATACACAAGCTTGGGAAATGAAACCATATGTGGAAATG GCCATAGGAAAAGGATACAGAGTAGAGTTTCATGAACCTGAAACTTGGTGGAAATTTGATCCTGAAGAATTAGAAAA gaGGAATAAACATGGTGTGTCTCGAAAGAAGATTGCTCAGATGTTGGATCGTTATGAATATCAAATGTCCATCTCTATTGTAATGAATTCCGTGGAACCGCCACACAAAAGCACACAAAGACCTCCTCCACAGGAGAGACAGAGGTGGGGAGGCTCTCTAGGCTCACATAATGAAGTCTGTGTTACAAATAATCATTAA
- the N4BP2L2 gene encoding NEDD4-binding protein 2-like 2 isoform X5, translated as MPYGEVEAKSMGHEEELLSEPCSKKLKSTEEAYVFPYHGSGNFYRKQEKTGSDWTPVTITNVRGHSYPQENKTQTTDLLKPAHDGMPSDRPDVIESVDSQVVQDMHPPLVSTDDEIYSTSKAFIGPIYKPPEEKKCNDRRNQADTINGRDGKRKQKKQKFNSKKSEIDNELFQFYKEIEELENEKDDSESSCKEPELSEKQLIAYYQSPNNDLLKSEEEKKKYLSNGLQPHCGYQQWVGNEPGKYPCNGQMIPTFCDDSFTSFRHEWQAMDSFVVPQDPHLPSFNYHLNIERFSVPPNPPSNVFHSQDDFEMQNGYFINSCHANWDCLTFDENNEYTDCSDITSSDHPSRNDYSVQDGYASNGFCETSEGYWKDPSVEECDGTDRFINQQFEEEKLHKLQKLLILLRGLPGSGKTTLSRILLGQSRDGIVFSTDDYFHHQDGYRYNVNQLGDAHDWNQNRAKQAINQGRSPVIIDNTNTQAWEMKPYVEMEE; from the exons ATGCCTTATGGTGAAGTTGAAGCTAAATCCATGGGACATGAGGAAGAACTACTAAGTGAACCATGCTCCAAGAAATTGAAGTCTACTGAAGAGGCATATGTTTTCCCCTATCATGGTAGTGGTAATTTttacagaaagcaagagaaaactGGAAGTGATTGGACCCCTGTAACCATCACTAATGTTAGAGGACATAGTTATCCTCAGGAGAACAAAACCCAAACTACAGATTTGCTGAAACCTGCGCATGATGGGATGCCTAGCGACAGACCAGATGTTATTGAGTCTGTTGATTCACAAGTTGTACAGGATATGCATCCTCCATTGGTATCCACAGATGATGAGATATATAGCACAAGTAAAGCATTTATAGGACCCATTTACAAACCccctgaggaaaaaaaatgtaatgacaGGAGGAATCAAGCAGACACTATCAATGGTAGAGatggcaaaagaaaacaaaagaaacagaaatttaactCCAAAAAATCAGAGATTGACAATGAATTGTTCCAGTTTTACAAAGAAATTGAAGagcttgaaaatgaaaaagatgattCAGAAAGTAGTTGTAAGGAACCCGAACTCTCTGAGAAACAACTCATTGCATATTATCAGAGCCCTAATAATGATCTGTTaaaatctgaagaagaaaagaaaaaatatcttagtAATGGCCTTCAACCACATTGTGGTTATCAACAGTGGGTGGGGAATGAGCCAGGTAAATACCCTTGTAATGGACAAATGATACCTACATTTTGTGACGATTCATTTACTTCCTTCAGGCATGAGTGGCAAGCAATGGATTCTTTTGTAGTACCACAAGACCCTCATCTTCCCAGTTTTAACTATCACTTAAATATTGAAAGATTCAGTGTTCCACCAAATCCACCGTCAAATGTTTTCCATTCCCAGGATGACTTTGAGATGCAGAAtggatattttataaatagttgtCATGCTAACTGGGATTGTTTGACTTTTGATGAGAACAATGAATATACTGACTGCAGTGATATCACCAGTAGTGATCATCCCTCTAGAAATGACTACAGTGTGCAAGATGGGTATGCGAGTAATGGTTTCTGTGAAACCAGTGAAGGATACTGGAAAGATCCTTCTGTGGAGGAGTGTGATGGAACAGACAGGTTTATAAACCAGCagtttgaagaggaaaagttacaTAAATTGCAGAAGTTACTTATTCTTTTAAGAGGTTTGCCTGGTTCTGGGAAAACGACATTGTCTCG aATTCTGCTTGGTCAGAGTCGTGATGGCATTGTGTTCAGCACTGATGACTATTTTCACCATCAAGATGGGTACAGGTATAATGTTAATCAACTTGGTGATGCCCATGACTGGAACCAGAACAGAG caaaGCAAGCTATCAATCAGGGGAGATCGCCAGTCATAATAGACAACACTAATACACAAGCTTGGGAAATGAAACCATATGTGGAAATG gaGGAATAA
- the N4BP2L2 gene encoding NEDD4-binding protein 2-like 2 isoform X6: MPYGEVEAKSMGHEEELLSEPCSKKLKSTEEAYVFPYHGSGNFYRKQEKTGSDWTPVTITNVRGHSYPQENKTQTTDLLKPAHDGMPSDRPDVIESVDSQVVQDMHPPLVSTDDEIYSTSKAFIGPIYKPPEEKKCNDRRNQADTINGRDGKRKQKKQKFNSKKSEIDNELFQFYKEIEELENEKDDSESSCKEPELSEKQLIAYYQSPNNDLLKSEEEKKKYLSNGLQPHCGYQQWVGNEPGKYPCNGQMIPTFCDDSFTSFRHEWQAMDSFVVPQDPHLPSFNYHLNIERFSVPPNPPSNVFHSQDDFEMQNGYFINSCHANWDCLTFDENNEYTDCSDITSSDHPSRNDYSVQDGYASNGFCETSEGYWKDPSVEECDGTDRFINQQFEEEKLHKLQKLLILLRGLPGSGKTTLSRILLGQSRDGIVFSTDDYFHHQDGYSKASYQSGEIASHNRQH, from the exons ATGCCTTATGGTGAAGTTGAAGCTAAATCCATGGGACATGAGGAAGAACTACTAAGTGAACCATGCTCCAAGAAATTGAAGTCTACTGAAGAGGCATATGTTTTCCCCTATCATGGTAGTGGTAATTTttacagaaagcaagagaaaactGGAAGTGATTGGACCCCTGTAACCATCACTAATGTTAGAGGACATAGTTATCCTCAGGAGAACAAAACCCAAACTACAGATTTGCTGAAACCTGCGCATGATGGGATGCCTAGCGACAGACCAGATGTTATTGAGTCTGTTGATTCACAAGTTGTACAGGATATGCATCCTCCATTGGTATCCACAGATGATGAGATATATAGCACAAGTAAAGCATTTATAGGACCCATTTACAAACCccctgaggaaaaaaaatgtaatgacaGGAGGAATCAAGCAGACACTATCAATGGTAGAGatggcaaaagaaaacaaaagaaacagaaatttaactCCAAAAAATCAGAGATTGACAATGAATTGTTCCAGTTTTACAAAGAAATTGAAGagcttgaaaatgaaaaagatgattCAGAAAGTAGTTGTAAGGAACCCGAACTCTCTGAGAAACAACTCATTGCATATTATCAGAGCCCTAATAATGATCTGTTaaaatctgaagaagaaaagaaaaaatatcttagtAATGGCCTTCAACCACATTGTGGTTATCAACAGTGGGTGGGGAATGAGCCAGGTAAATACCCTTGTAATGGACAAATGATACCTACATTTTGTGACGATTCATTTACTTCCTTCAGGCATGAGTGGCAAGCAATGGATTCTTTTGTAGTACCACAAGACCCTCATCTTCCCAGTTTTAACTATCACTTAAATATTGAAAGATTCAGTGTTCCACCAAATCCACCGTCAAATGTTTTCCATTCCCAGGATGACTTTGAGATGCAGAAtggatattttataaatagttgtCATGCTAACTGGGATTGTTTGACTTTTGATGAGAACAATGAATATACTGACTGCAGTGATATCACCAGTAGTGATCATCCCTCTAGAAATGACTACAGTGTGCAAGATGGGTATGCGAGTAATGGTTTCTGTGAAACCAGTGAAGGATACTGGAAAGATCCTTCTGTGGAGGAGTGTGATGGAACAGACAGGTTTATAAACCAGCagtttgaagaggaaaagttacaTAAATTGCAGAAGTTACTTATTCTTTTAAGAGGTTTGCCTGGTTCTGGGAAAACGACATTGTCTCG aATTCTGCTTGGTCAGAGTCGTGATGGCATTGTGTTCAGCACTGATGACTATTTTCACCATCAAGATGGGTACAG caaaGCAAGCTATCAATCAGGGGAGATCGCCAGTCATAATAGACAACACTAA